The DNA region GGTGGTGTTGGATTACCTAAATTTAATTCAAGATTACATTTATTAGCTATTTCTTGAGTATTTTCTATAGCTTCTGGTATATCTGCAAAAATTTCACTCATTTGAGCAGGGCTTTTAACATAAAATTCATGCACACTATGACGTATTCTATCAGGATCATTTAATTTTTTACCCATAGCAATACACATAAAAACTTCATGTGCAGCAGCTCTTTCTTTAAAAGTATAATGCGTATCATTTGTAGCAATAATTTTAATATTTAATTCTTTAGAGAGTCTTATAATATCATCATCTATCATTCTTTGATCATTAATACCATGACGCATAATTTCTAAATAAAAATCTTCTCCAAAAACATCTTGATACCACAAAGCTGCTTCTTTTGCTGCTTCATAACCCTTTGCACCAAAACGCAAATTTCTTTGACTATAAGTATTTAAATGCCAATTAATTTCACCTTGTAAACAAGCTGAAGAACAAATCAAACCTTGACTATATTCTTTTAAAAGTTTTTTATTAATACGCGGATAATAATATAAACCTTTAATATAACTTTGAGAACTCAAATACATTAAATTTTGATAGCCTATTTCATCTTTAGCATATAAACACAAATGAAAACGTTGACGTGAACTTTTATCATTTAATTGATCATGATTATGCAAATAAGCTTCTAAACCAATAATAGGTTTCAAACCTTGCGCTTTCATAGTCTGATAAAAATCAATTGCTCCAAACATATTGCCATGATCTGTCATAGCTACACTTGTCGCACCTTGTTTTTTTAAAGTCATTGCTAGTTCTTTAATTTTATTCGCCCCATCAAGCAAAGAATATTCTGTATGTAAATGTAAATGGGTAAATTGACTCATTTTTTTCCTTTATTTTTCCAAAACTAATATTTTTAAAAATTATAAATTGTTATGGCTGAATTTGAAAGAAATTAATAATAAAATTGAATTGATTTTTTAATATAAATGGAAAAATTTACTCAAAATGCATTATAATAGATCACTTAAGATATCATCTTAAAAAATTAAAATTAAAGAACAAAATGAAAATAAAAATTACTTATTGCAATATTTGAAATTATTATCCACAAGCTGCAAGGGTTGCAGAAGAATTACAAAATAATTTTAAAGATATAACAATAGAATTTGAAATTGGCAAAAAAGGAGATTTCATCGTTGAAGTAAATGGAGATATTGTCTTTTCCAAAAGACAGTTAATAAACTGTGAAAGTCAAAGATTTCCTTATGAGAATGAAATTATACAACTTATAAATAATAGAGTGTAAAATACACTCTATTATAAAATTACTTCATATTCTTTACCAATATAAATTTTTTTCTCATATTCAATAACAGGACGTTTAATACAACTTGGATTATCTAAAATTATTTTTTCAAGTTCTTTATTATTTAAATTTTTAATTTTTTCCTTATTTAATCCAAGTTTTTTAGCTGTCAAACCTGCACTATTAATTAACTCTTCAAAAGACTTTTGCTTAAGCCATAAAGATAAAATTTCTTGACCAATCTTTTTAATATCTAAAAATTCAAAATCTAAATCTTTCTCATGCAAAAAATCTATAGCTTTTTTTACAGAATTGCAATTTTTTATTCCATAAAGCTTCATTTTCTAGCCTTTTTTACTAAATCAGCTATTAAAAACGCTAGTTCTAATGCTTGATCAGCATTTAATCTTGGATCACATTGGGTTTCATAACGTTGCTTTAAAGTTTGAGTTGTCACATTACTTGCTCCACCTGTGCATTCAGTAACATCTTGTCCTGTCATTTCAAGATGCACCCCTCCTGCGTAAATACCTTCACTTTTAGCAAGTTCAAAAAATGTTCTTACTTCTTCCATAATATTATCAAATTCACGTGTTTTAAAATTTCCAGCTTTTACAGTATTACCATGCATAGGATCGATACTATAAATCAAATTTAAACCTTCACTTTTAAGTTTAGAAAAAATCTGTGGTA from Campylobacter hepaticus includes:
- a CDS encoding SelT/SelW/SelH family (seleno)protein; the encoded protein is MKIKITYCNIUNYYPQAARVAEELQNNFKDITIEFEIGKKGDFIVEVNGDIVFSKRQLINCESQRFPYENEIIQLINNRV
- a CDS encoding ArsC/Spx/MgsR family protein encodes the protein MKLYGIKNCNSVKKAIDFLHEKDLDFEFLDIKKIGQEILSLWLKQKSFEELINSAGLTAKKLGLNKEKIKNLNNKELEKIILDNPSCIKRPVIEYEKKIYIGKEYEVIL